In the genome of Myxococcus stipitatus, one region contains:
- a CDS encoding Adventurous gliding motility protein K: protein MSERNDIPRAPVTAAPPLPGAPVKPAPAATEVLTQSVQAAPAATPSPSMEDEARERIASLEREARALSTTDGQAAAVLFHEVGLLWEEPLKNPRNAAVAFQNAYKLAPRFLVNIRAARRLFADVGNWQMVIQLLDAELAATDDTRHQAALLFEKGIVLQERLSRDDESSACLRQCLERRPTDVVVLTQLESVYAARNDAAALVEVYRLLAAAVQQPSLRAHYLTSAGLLLEERLKQREPAAALLREAFALDRTDPLLLAALKRVSEREGRLDELLEALTAEASLLGPQAAPAYLQIAKVHERIGQKEEALAALLDGRRAAPHEPLVLSELAGIYETQGRYEELADVLLARVGSLNDESELVATNLRLAALYEEVLKREVDAAARYQAIVARIPGHAAALAGLGKLYYRMQNWEGLVSVFDAEVAAAEDAKQKAARMYKAAEILEERLGRQEDAISRYNACLQLQPGYLPAQKALTRLFERQGRFAELVAMFEQDLLQTSDRDQLITTLNKMAGVYEDRLGDLDHAIECMKRILDLASDHLPTIRNLARLYERAGRYRELLETHDLEASLAGDTKQVLSLLHRNAEILDENLKDRPGAIAAYERVLALSPSYLPALKALGRLYAQDGRWEKLVDMYRAESESSTSTEQAAALIYKIGELYEQRMSREHEAIASYQEALMLAPSYFPALRALARIYRAQGAWENLVEMLREEAANRTDPLERANALFQAAVIWEDALQRPELAIETYQEVLRLTPGHAATLRALERLFLAQDNVKELVAILDRETQVGGTPAAKVTAYLKLARLYLDRFQEPSRAALCCEAVLGLDAGNLTALTLLERIRASDRPRRAELRQRLAERVKDPRLATALRLSAAVDLDKGPAEGTLEAYKRAFEADPADARLAFALERSLRLAGDVAGLARLYTLRLAHARDADEALEMLLRTAELAELRFGDLERAAALYKQALELQPHCIPALQGTRRVAMRRGDAAEARAALETEARLSKDPRGAIEAFIGAARLASLVQKDTDGAAALYKQALERDPLHPAAQAGLEELLAQRGGSADLAALHERRAEAKLAQKDSTAAATGFVSAARLHHAALGDRTRAVALLEKALMAQPGHVEALELRGSLLLEAQQYAEAAAMLSQRVQQGGDPRTLAAFHLTLGSLYQTHLQDPTRATAHLMTVLSSQPRHVEALERLATLHAQARNWTGAVDCLHKLLQQELPPESRARFTLDLARTYDEGLGDAAAATPLYRRAMELSPGDPALVDRLVTLYERARNLPELAQMLEAQAQSSASAADPKRAAALRMRVAELYAGPLSEPARATALYRQVVDSDGTNLTARAALAGLYARDTSSVPLAIEEHRQILRQDPTRVDSLHALFKLWEGLRQLDKAFCVASVLQFLRSATEVELAFYTEGRTRLAQEAREALTSTDVDTVLLHPGVRGPLLEVLRAMGDQLEKVYPPSFDIVGVNPKTDKLKPDSAVYKAIRGVAQVFGVEEFDAYQSRRGLAVLETTEPMSVCIGQDVVRRFNAREQKFLLGRAAMGLLNKAAVLEKLSQGETADLFGSAVRIHAPQFAALGRRNDETVKQLRKAFSRKAIKALEGPAMALGDVPKLELSPWLDALDYSADRAGLLITGDVSVGLGMVLREDPNYAGAKLDAPEPVIQAVRDGTRLRTLLAWSFTDDFFRLRQRLGLSL from the coding sequence ATGAGCGAGCGCAACGATATTCCGCGGGCCCCCGTCACGGCCGCGCCTCCGCTTCCCGGAGCGCCCGTGAAGCCCGCCCCCGCCGCCACCGAGGTCCTGACCCAGTCCGTCCAGGCCGCCCCCGCGGCGACCCCTTCGCCCAGCATGGAGGACGAGGCCCGCGAGCGCATCGCCTCCCTGGAGCGCGAGGCGCGCGCGCTGAGCACCACCGACGGCCAGGCCGCCGCGGTGCTCTTCCACGAGGTAGGCCTGCTCTGGGAGGAGCCGCTCAAGAATCCGCGCAACGCGGCGGTGGCGTTCCAGAACGCCTACAAGCTGGCGCCCCGCTTCCTCGTCAACATCCGCGCCGCGCGCCGGCTCTTCGCGGACGTGGGCAACTGGCAGATGGTCATCCAGCTCCTCGACGCGGAGCTGGCCGCCACCGACGACACGCGCCACCAGGCCGCGCTCCTGTTCGAGAAGGGCATCGTCCTCCAGGAGCGGCTGTCTCGCGACGACGAGTCCTCCGCGTGCCTGCGCCAGTGCCTGGAGCGCCGCCCCACCGACGTGGTGGTCCTCACGCAGCTGGAGTCCGTCTACGCCGCGCGCAACGACGCCGCCGCGCTGGTGGAGGTCTACCGGCTGCTCGCGGCCGCGGTGCAACAGCCGTCCCTGCGCGCGCACTACCTCACGTCCGCGGGCCTGCTGCTGGAGGAGCGGCTCAAGCAGCGCGAGCCCGCCGCCGCGCTGCTGCGCGAGGCGTTCGCGCTGGACCGCACGGACCCGCTGCTGCTCGCCGCGCTCAAGCGCGTGTCGGAGCGCGAGGGGCGGCTCGACGAGCTGCTCGAGGCCCTCACCGCGGAGGCTTCGCTCCTGGGGCCACAGGCGGCTCCCGCGTACCTGCAGATCGCCAAGGTGCACGAGCGCATCGGCCAGAAGGAGGAGGCGCTCGCCGCGCTCCTGGATGGCCGCCGCGCCGCGCCCCATGAGCCGCTGGTGCTCAGCGAGCTGGCCGGCATCTACGAGACGCAGGGCCGCTACGAGGAGCTCGCGGACGTGCTGCTCGCGCGCGTGGGCTCGCTGAACGACGAGAGCGAGCTGGTGGCCACCAACCTGCGGCTGGCCGCGCTGTACGAAGAGGTCCTCAAGCGCGAGGTGGACGCGGCGGCGCGCTATCAGGCCATCGTCGCGCGCATCCCCGGCCACGCGGCGGCGCTCGCGGGCCTGGGCAAGCTGTACTACCGCATGCAGAACTGGGAGGGGCTGGTCTCCGTCTTCGACGCGGAGGTCGCCGCCGCCGAGGACGCCAAGCAGAAGGCCGCGCGCATGTACAAGGCGGCGGAGATTCTCGAGGAGCGGCTGGGTCGGCAGGAGGACGCCATCTCCCGCTACAACGCGTGCCTCCAGCTGCAGCCCGGCTACCTCCCCGCGCAGAAGGCCCTCACCCGCCTCTTCGAGCGCCAGGGCCGCTTCGCCGAGCTGGTGGCGATGTTCGAGCAGGACCTGCTCCAGACGTCGGACAGGGACCAGCTCATCACCACGCTCAACAAGATGGCGGGCGTGTACGAGGACCGGCTGGGAGACCTGGACCACGCCATCGAGTGCATGAAGCGCATCCTCGACCTGGCGTCGGACCACCTGCCCACCATCCGCAACCTGGCGCGGCTGTACGAGCGCGCGGGCCGCTACCGGGAGCTCCTGGAGACGCATGACCTGGAGGCGTCGCTCGCGGGCGACACCAAGCAGGTGCTCTCGCTCCTGCACCGCAACGCGGAGATTCTCGACGAGAACCTGAAGGACCGCCCGGGCGCCATCGCCGCGTACGAGCGCGTGCTGGCGCTGTCTCCGTCGTACCTCCCCGCGCTCAAGGCCCTGGGCCGGCTGTACGCGCAGGACGGGCGCTGGGAGAAGCTGGTGGACATGTACCGGGCGGAGTCGGAGAGCTCGACGTCCACCGAGCAGGCCGCCGCGCTCATCTACAAGATTGGCGAGCTGTACGAGCAGCGGATGTCCCGCGAGCACGAGGCCATCGCGTCGTACCAGGAGGCGCTGATGCTGGCGCCCAGCTACTTCCCGGCGCTGCGCGCGCTGGCCCGCATCTACCGGGCGCAGGGCGCGTGGGAGAACCTGGTGGAGATGCTGCGCGAGGAGGCCGCCAACCGCACGGACCCGCTGGAGCGCGCCAACGCGCTGTTCCAGGCCGCGGTCATCTGGGAGGACGCCCTCCAGCGGCCCGAGCTGGCCATCGAGACGTATCAGGAAGTGCTGCGGCTCACGCCGGGCCACGCCGCCACGCTGCGCGCCCTGGAGCGGCTGTTCCTGGCACAGGACAACGTGAAGGAGCTGGTGGCCATCCTGGACCGGGAGACGCAGGTGGGCGGCACGCCCGCGGCCAAGGTGACGGCGTACCTCAAGCTGGCGCGGCTCTACCTGGACCGCTTCCAGGAGCCCTCGCGCGCGGCGCTCTGCTGCGAGGCCGTGCTGGGACTGGACGCGGGCAACCTCACCGCGCTCACGCTGCTGGAGCGCATCCGCGCGTCGGACCGGCCGCGCCGCGCGGAGCTGCGTCAGCGCCTGGCCGAGCGCGTGAAGGACCCGCGCCTGGCCACCGCGCTGCGCCTGTCCGCGGCGGTGGACCTGGACAAGGGCCCCGCCGAGGGCACGCTGGAGGCGTACAAGCGCGCCTTCGAGGCGGACCCGGCGGATGCGCGGCTCGCCTTCGCGCTGGAGCGCTCGCTGCGGCTCGCCGGTGACGTGGCCGGCCTCGCGCGGCTCTACACGCTGCGGCTCGCGCACGCGCGCGACGCGGACGAGGCGCTGGAGATGCTCCTGCGCACGGCCGAGCTCGCGGAGCTCCGCTTCGGGGACCTGGAGCGCGCGGCGGCCCTCTACAAGCAGGCGCTGGAGCTGCAACCGCATTGCATCCCGGCGCTGCAGGGAACGCGGCGCGTGGCCATGCGGCGCGGGGACGCGGCCGAGGCCCGGGCCGCGCTGGAGACCGAGGCCCGGCTCAGCAAGGACCCGCGCGGCGCCATCGAAGCGTTCATCGGCGCGGCGCGGCTCGCCTCGCTCGTACAGAAAGACACCGACGGCGCGGCGGCGCTCTACAAGCAGGCGCTGGAGCGAGACCCGCTGCACCCGGCCGCGCAGGCGGGGCTGGAGGAGCTGCTCGCCCAGCGCGGGGGCTCCGCGGACCTGGCGGCGCTGCACGAGCGGCGCGCCGAGGCGAAGCTGGCGCAGAAGGACAGCACCGCGGCGGCCACGGGCTTCGTGAGCGCGGCGCGGCTCCACCATGCGGCCCTGGGCGACAGGACGCGCGCGGTGGCGCTCCTGGAGAAGGCGCTGATGGCGCAGCCGGGCCATGTCGAGGCGCTGGAGCTGCGCGGCTCGCTGCTCCTGGAGGCGCAGCAGTACGCGGAGGCCGCGGCCATGCTGAGCCAGCGCGTGCAGCAAGGGGGAGACCCGCGGACGCTCGCGGCGTTCCACCTCACGCTGGGGAGCCTGTACCAGACGCACCTGCAGGACCCGACGCGCGCCACGGCGCACCTGATGACCGTGCTCTCCTCGCAGCCTCGGCACGTCGAGGCGCTGGAGCGACTGGCCACGCTGCATGCGCAGGCCCGCAACTGGACGGGTGCGGTGGACTGCCTGCACAAGCTGCTGCAGCAGGAGCTTCCTCCGGAGTCGCGGGCGCGGTTCACGCTGGACCTGGCGCGCACCTACGACGAGGGCCTGGGCGACGCGGCCGCGGCCACGCCGCTGTATCGCCGCGCGATGGAGCTCTCGCCGGGAGACCCGGCGTTGGTGGACCGGCTCGTGACGCTGTACGAGCGGGCCCGCAACCTGCCGGAGCTGGCTCAGATGCTGGAGGCGCAGGCGCAGTCCTCGGCGTCGGCGGCGGACCCGAAGCGGGCCGCGGCGCTGCGCATGCGCGTCGCGGAGCTGTATGCCGGCCCGCTGTCCGAGCCCGCCCGCGCCACCGCGCTGTACCGACAGGTCGTGGACAGCGACGGCACGAACCTCACGGCGCGCGCGGCGCTCGCGGGACTGTATGCGCGCGACACCTCGTCCGTGCCCCTGGCCATCGAGGAGCATCGGCAGATCCTCCGCCAGGACCCGACGCGCGTGGACAGCCTGCATGCGCTGTTCAAGCTGTGGGAGGGGCTGCGGCAGCTCGACAAGGCGTTCTGCGTGGCCTCGGTGCTCCAGTTCCTGCGCTCGGCGACGGAGGTGGAGCTGGCGTTCTACACGGAGGGGCGCACGCGACTGGCGCAGGAGGCTCGCGAGGCGCTGACGTCGACGGACGTGGACACCGTGCTGCTGCACCCGGGCGTCCGCGGGCCGCTGCTCGAGGTGCTGCGCGCCATGGGCGACCAGCTCGAGAAGGTGTATCCCCCGAGCTTCGACATCGTCGGCGTCAACCCCAAGACGGACAAGCTCAAGCCGGACAGCGCCGTGTACAAGGCCATCCGCGGCGTCGCGCAGGTGTTCGGCGTGGAGGAGTTCGACGCGTATCAGTCGCGCCGGGGGCTCGCCGTGCTGGAGACCACCGAGCCGATGTCCGTGTGCATCGGCCAGGACGTGGTGCGCCGCTTCAACGCCCGGGAGCAGAAGTTCCTGCTGGGCCGCGCGGCGATGGGCCTGCTCAACAAGGCGGCGGTGCTGGAGAAGCTGTCCCAGGGCGAGACGGCGGACCTCTTCGGCAGCGCGGTCCGCATCCACGCGCCGCAGTTCGCCGCGCTCGGTCGACGCAACGACGAGACGGTGAAGCAGCTGCGCAAGGCCTTCTCACGCAAGGCCATCAAGGCGCTGGAGGGCCCGGCGATGGCGCTGGGGGATGTCCCGAAGCTGGAGCTGTCGCCTTGGCTGGATGCGCTGGACTACTCGGCGGACCGGGCCGGATTGCTCATCACCGGCGACGTGTCCGTGGGCCTGGGCATGGTGCTGCGCGAGGACCCGAACTACGCGGGCGCGAAGCTGGACGCGCCCGAGCCCGTCATCCAGGCGGTGCGGGATGGGACGCGGCTGCGCACGCTGCTCGCGTGGTCCTTCACGGATGACTTCTTCCGGCTGCGTCAGCGGCTGGGTCTGTCGCTGTAG
- a CDS encoding competence/damage-inducible protein A, whose protein sequence is MERTGAAAIIIGNEVLTAKVQDQNGPHLIKRLREVGIPLRSVETILDDVDAIVDAMSRARQKARYVFTSGGIGPTHDDVTVRAVALALGKPVVRLPEMVSLIEARAPGGKVTAEGMRLADAPEGAVLLPQAGTWFPVLTVGDIFLLPGVPQLFRMQLETVLARLRGTPVVLNSLFLRLGESEIAAVLDAVALSMPHVAIGSYPEFDPAKDYRVKITVECDERGPVEEAVARIVGGLPEGAVLRRE, encoded by the coding sequence ATGGAGCGCACGGGTGCGGCGGCAATCATCATCGGCAATGAGGTCCTGACCGCGAAGGTCCAGGACCAGAATGGTCCACACCTCATCAAGCGACTGCGCGAGGTGGGCATCCCCCTCCGCTCGGTGGAGACCATCCTGGATGACGTGGACGCCATCGTCGACGCGATGAGCCGGGCCCGACAGAAGGCCCGCTACGTCTTCACCAGTGGCGGCATCGGCCCCACCCACGATGACGTCACGGTGCGGGCCGTGGCGCTGGCCTTGGGCAAGCCCGTGGTGCGGCTGCCGGAGATGGTATCGCTCATCGAGGCCCGCGCCCCGGGGGGCAAGGTGACGGCGGAAGGCATGCGCCTGGCGGATGCACCCGAGGGCGCCGTGCTGCTGCCGCAAGCAGGCACGTGGTTCCCCGTCCTGACCGTGGGCGACATCTTCCTGCTCCCCGGAGTGCCCCAGCTCTTCCGGATGCAATTGGAGACGGTGCTCGCGAGGCTTCGCGGCACCCCCGTCGTCCTCAACAGCCTGTTCCTGCGCCTGGGCGAGAGCGAGATCGCCGCCGTGCTGGACGCCGTGGCCTTGAGCATGCCGCACGTGGCCATCGGCTCGTATCCGGAGTTCGACCCCGCCAAGGACTACCGCGTGAAGATCACCGTCGAGTGCGACGAGCGCGGTCCCGTGGAGGAGGCTGTCGCGCGCATCGTCGGCGGACTTCCCGAGGGCGCGGTGCTGCGGCGGGAGTAG
- the tmk gene encoding dTMP kinase: protein MSAARTAARKGRFIVLEGLDGAGTTTQVERLASALRAEGHAVVTTREPSDGPVGTMIRQALTGRLGLPHGAGPLTSETLALLFAADRTDHLAARVLPALAEGKLVLCDRYVLSSLAYQGASLPMAWVEAINSHAVSPDLTLFVGVAPEVAAKRRAVRGGAQELFEADEAQRRIAKQYLAAIRRRAKKERIVHIDGEQGIEAVTAASLVEIRKLLARKR, encoded by the coding sequence GTGAGCGCCGCGCGAACGGCCGCCCGCAAGGGGCGGTTCATCGTCCTGGAGGGGCTCGACGGCGCGGGGACCACCACGCAGGTGGAGCGGCTGGCCTCGGCGCTCCGCGCGGAAGGGCACGCGGTGGTGACCACCCGTGAGCCTTCGGATGGGCCCGTGGGAACGATGATTCGCCAGGCCCTCACGGGTCGGCTGGGGCTGCCCCACGGCGCGGGTCCGCTGACGTCCGAGACGCTCGCGCTCCTGTTCGCCGCGGACCGCACGGACCACCTCGCGGCGCGGGTGCTGCCCGCGTTGGCGGAGGGGAAGCTGGTGCTCTGCGACCGGTATGTCCTCTCGTCGCTGGCCTACCAGGGGGCATCGCTGCCCATGGCCTGGGTGGAGGCCATCAACAGCCACGCGGTGTCCCCGGACCTGACGTTGTTCGTGGGCGTGGCCCCCGAGGTCGCGGCGAAGCGGCGCGCGGTGCGGGGCGGCGCGCAGGAGCTGTTCGAGGCGGATGAGGCGCAGCGGCGCATCGCGAAGCAGTACCTGGCCGCCATCCGCCGCCGTGCGAAGAAGGAGCGCATCGTCCACATCGATGGCGAGCAGGGCATCGAGGCGGTGACGGCGGCCTCCCTGGTGGAGATTCGCAAGCTCCTGGCCCGCAAGCGCTGA
- the ribB gene encoding 3,4-dihydroxy-2-butanone-4-phosphate synthase encodes MQTRERTESTPRHDTQLSSIEDAIRDIRDGKFVIVADDEDRENEGDLIMAAEKVTPEHLAFMVRHTSGIVCMPMLADRLDALRLPQMVADNNESHRTAFTVSVDYKVGTTTGVSAADRAKTIQALADPNSQASDFLRPGHIFPLRYREGGVLRRAGHTEATVDLSRLAGLGPSGILCELVKDDGTMMRMPDLQVFAREHKLSVITIADLIEYRRRKDRLVRREPGQHTVTTRYGEFTALTYSWTPDGAKSLVLVKGDPASRPSTLVRLHAACTLGDVFGSPTCNCNVLLDQALARIAREGNGVLVYLPGMHGDDFGIQHKRNTDGSASLGAGPRESRDLGMGCQILNDLGVRSLQVMTNTDITYRGLAGFGLTIDKRIPLVAD; translated from the coding sequence ATGCAGACCCGCGAGCGGACAGAATCCACCCCACGCCACGACACCCAGCTGTCCTCCATCGAGGACGCCATTCGCGATATCCGTGACGGCAAGTTCGTCATCGTCGCGGACGACGAGGACCGGGAGAACGAGGGCGACCTCATCATGGCGGCGGAGAAGGTGACGCCGGAGCACCTGGCGTTCATGGTGCGCCACACCAGCGGCATCGTCTGCATGCCCATGCTGGCGGACCGCCTGGACGCCCTGCGGCTGCCGCAGATGGTCGCCGACAACAACGAGTCCCACCGCACCGCCTTCACCGTCTCCGTCGACTACAAGGTCGGGACGACCACGGGCGTGTCCGCGGCGGACCGCGCGAAGACCATCCAGGCCCTGGCGGACCCGAACAGCCAGGCGAGCGACTTCCTGCGCCCCGGCCACATCTTCCCCCTGCGCTACCGCGAGGGCGGCGTGCTGCGCCGTGCGGGCCACACCGAGGCCACCGTGGACCTGTCCCGCCTCGCGGGCCTGGGCCCCTCGGGCATCCTGTGCGAGCTGGTGAAGGACGACGGCACGATGATGCGCATGCCCGACCTCCAGGTGTTCGCCCGGGAGCACAAGCTGTCGGTCATCACCATCGCGGACCTCATCGAGTACCGCCGCCGCAAGGACCGGCTGGTGCGCCGCGAGCCGGGCCAGCACACCGTCACCACCCGCTATGGCGAGTTCACCGCGCTCACGTACTCGTGGACGCCGGACGGCGCCAAGTCGCTGGTGCTCGTGAAGGGCGACCCCGCCTCCCGCCCCAGCACGCTGGTGCGCCTGCACGCCGCCTGTACCCTGGGCGATGTGTTCGGCTCGCCCACGTGCAACTGCAACGTGCTCCTGGACCAGGCTCTGGCCCGCATCGCCCGCGAGGGCAACGGCGTGCTGGTGTACCTGCCCGGCATGCACGGGGACGACTTCGGCATCCAGCACAAGCGCAACACGGACGGCAGCGCCTCCCTGGGCGCCGGCCCGCGCGAGTCCCGAGACCTGGGCATGGGCTGCCAGATCCTCAATGACCTGGGCGTGCGCTCGCTCCAGGTGATGACCAACACGGACATCACCTACCGGGGGCTCGCGGGCTTCGGGCTCACCATCGACAAGCGCATCCCGCTCGTCGCGGACTGA
- the thrC gene encoding threonine synthase, whose protein sequence is MSAQGSAFRAEYACSEGCDFRASLLEVVYRCPRCEGLLEVRHDVAALRTVPAEEWRRRFESRFGSARLPDGSGVWGKREWAYPQLPVEDIVSLGEGRVPLKPLPRMASELGLAALDLKECGVSPTGSFKDWGMTVLVSAVKHMRAKGVPLRAVACASTGDTSAALSAYCAAAGIPAVVFLPRDKVSLAQLVQPIANGARVLSLDTDFDGCMRLVQAVTADTGLYLANSMNSLRIEGQKMVAVELCQDLGWEPPDWVVIPGGNLGNASALGKGFELMLELGLISRRPRIAVAQAQRANPLARAFRGGFQELVPMQAQSTLASAIQIGNPVSFRRAVRILKAFDGVVEEATESELANAAARADREGTFTCPQTGVALAALEKLVAQGVIAKGSRVAVVSTAHGLKFADFKVGYHRGTLADVGSRYANPPVALPATLEAVREALADLG, encoded by the coding sequence ATGAGCGCGCAGGGGTCCGCGTTCCGGGCGGAGTATGCGTGCAGCGAAGGGTGTGACTTCCGCGCGTCGCTGCTGGAGGTCGTCTACCGCTGTCCGCGTTGCGAGGGATTGCTGGAGGTGCGTCACGACGTGGCGGCCCTGCGCACCGTGCCCGCGGAGGAGTGGCGCAGGCGCTTCGAGTCGCGCTTCGGGTCGGCGAGGCTGCCGGATGGCTCGGGGGTCTGGGGCAAGCGCGAGTGGGCCTATCCGCAGCTCCCGGTGGAGGACATCGTCTCGCTCGGCGAGGGCCGCGTGCCGCTCAAGCCGCTGCCGCGCATGGCGTCGGAGCTGGGGCTGGCCGCGCTCGACTTGAAGGAATGCGGCGTGTCGCCCACGGGCAGCTTCAAGGACTGGGGCATGACGGTCCTCGTCTCGGCCGTGAAGCACATGCGGGCGAAGGGCGTGCCGCTGCGGGCCGTGGCCTGCGCGTCCACGGGGGACACCTCCGCGGCGCTGTCCGCCTACTGCGCGGCGGCGGGCATTCCCGCGGTGGTCTTCCTGCCTCGGGACAAGGTCTCCCTCGCGCAGCTCGTGCAGCCCATCGCCAATGGCGCGCGCGTGCTGTCGTTGGATACGGACTTCGACGGCTGCATGCGATTGGTGCAGGCGGTGACGGCGGACACGGGCCTGTACCTGGCCAACTCGATGAACTCGCTGCGCATCGAGGGCCAGAAGATGGTCGCCGTGGAGCTGTGCCAGGACCTGGGCTGGGAGCCGCCGGACTGGGTGGTGATTCCGGGGGGCAACCTGGGCAACGCGAGCGCGCTGGGCAAGGGCTTCGAGCTGATGCTGGAGCTGGGCCTCATCAGCCGCAGGCCGCGCATCGCCGTCGCCCAGGCGCAGCGCGCCAACCCCCTGGCCCGAGCCTTCCGCGGCGGCTTCCAGGAGCTGGTCCCCATGCAGGCGCAGAGCACGCTGGCGTCCGCCATCCAGATTGGCAACCCGGTGTCCTTCCGCCGCGCGGTGCGAATCCTCAAGGCCTTCGACGGCGTGGTGGAGGAAGCCACCGAGTCCGAGCTGGCCAATGCGGCCGCGCGCGCGGACCGCGAGGGGACCTTCACCTGTCCTCAGACGGGTGTGGCGCTGGCGGCGTTGGAGAAGCTCGTGGCCCAGGGCGTCATCGCGAAGGGCTCGCGTGTGGCGGTGGTGTCCACCGCGCACGGGCTGAAGTTCGCGGACTTCAAGGTGGGCTACCACCGGGGCACGCTGGCGGACGTGGGCAGCCGCTACGCGAATCCGCCCGTCGCGCTCCCCGCCACCCTGGAGGCGGTGCGAGAGGCCCTGGCGGACCTGGGCTGA
- a CDS encoding protein-L-isoaspartate(D-aspartate) O-methyltransferase, which yields MGDQARADFLSREGIHDERVLAGIARLTRADFVPEEARDEVAADVPLSIGHGQTISQPYVVALMTQALQLQGSERVLEIGTGSGYQTALLALLCREVFTVEIIPELARSARERLERLGFDNVFLRQGDGGEGWPEQAPFDAILVTAAPSEVPTPLLSQLQPGGRMVVPVGPTWGTQELLRIRRAREPGMLPQVESLLPVRFVPMTSAAALPPSVGPR from the coding sequence ATGGGTGACCAGGCGCGTGCTGACTTCTTGTCCCGCGAGGGCATTCACGACGAGCGGGTGCTGGCGGGAATCGCTCGGCTGACGCGAGCGGACTTCGTCCCCGAGGAGGCCCGGGACGAGGTGGCCGCCGATGTCCCGCTGTCCATCGGCCATGGGCAGACCATCAGCCAGCCCTATGTCGTGGCGCTGATGACGCAGGCGCTCCAGCTCCAGGGCTCCGAGCGCGTGCTGGAGATCGGCACCGGCTCCGGCTACCAGACCGCGCTCCTGGCGCTCCTCTGCCGCGAGGTCTTCACGGTGGAGATCATCCCCGAGCTGGCCCGCTCGGCGCGCGAGCGACTGGAGCGTCTGGGATTCGACAACGTGTTCCTCCGGCAGGGGGATGGAGGGGAAGGGTGGCCCGAGCAGGCCCCCTTCGACGCCATCCTGGTCACCGCCGCGCCGAGTGAGGTCCCCACCCCTTTGCTCTCCCAGCTTCAGCCGGGAGGGCGGATGGTGGTTCCCGTGGGCCCCACCTGGGGCACGCAGGAGCTGCTGCGCATCCGAAGGGCCCGTGAGCCCGGGATGCTCCCCCAGGTGGAGTCCCTGCTCCCCGTGCGCTTCGTTCCCATGACGAGCGCAGCCGCGTTGCCCCCGAGTGTGGGCCCCCGCTAA